The proteins below are encoded in one region of Methanobrevibacter ruminantium:
- a CDS encoding 3-dehydroquinate synthase II produces the protein MSNKFAWIMSPKASWDDKKELITTALESGIDYVLDTEDSENIRKVGNFKIISNEEDADIYLVGIDGEGDGSLELKDNLNESADLAKANEAKNSGKTVCAYIVITDKLHEQLAVTLGRVVDYIILVATDWTIIPLENIIADLQKENVNIIAAVKNADDAKVAMETLEVGTDGVIFEPQEFAQIKDIANLIDELSTESYSLKDLTITNVEPVGSGDRVCIDTTTMMKPGEGMLIGSYSKAMFFIHSESLESEYVASRPFRVNAGPVQAYVMVPGNKTRYLSELETGDEVLIVDKDGKTKKSIVGRSKIEKRPLLLIEAEYEDMKIRSLVQNAETIRLVDENNEPISVSVLEPGMKVKGFIDDSARHFGMAIDEQIIEQ, from the coding sequence TTGTCAAATAAATTCGCTTGGATTATGTCCCCAAAGGCAAGTTGGGACGATAAGAAAGAATTAATCACAACAGCACTGGAATCAGGAATAGATTATGTTCTTGATACAGAAGACAGTGAAAACATCAGAAAAGTTGGAAACTTCAAGATAATTTCCAATGAGGAAGATGCTGACATTTATTTGGTTGGAATTGATGGTGAAGGAGACGGCTCTCTTGAGCTTAAGGACAACTTGAATGAATCAGCAGATTTAGCTAAAGCAAATGAAGCTAAAAACAGTGGAAAAACTGTCTGTGCCTATATAGTCATTACCGACAAGTTGCATGAGCAATTGGCAGTGACATTAGGCAGAGTTGTTGACTATATAATCCTTGTAGCGACTGACTGGACAATCATTCCCCTTGAAAACATCATTGCAGATTTGCAAAAGGAAAATGTTAACATAATAGCTGCTGTAAAGAATGCGGATGATGCAAAAGTGGCTATGGAAACCTTGGAAGTGGGCACTGATGGAGTCATATTCGAGCCTCAAGAGTTTGCACAGATAAAAGACATTGCAAATCTTATTGATGAGCTTTCAACAGAAAGCTATTCTTTAAAAGACTTGACAATCACTAATGTAGAGCCTGTAGGTTCAGGGGATAGGGTGTGCATTGACACAACCACTATGATGAAGCCTGGAGAAGGTATGCTCATTGGTTCTTACTCTAAAGCAATGTTTTTCATTCACAGTGAAAGTTTGGAAAGTGAATATGTGGCATCTAGGCCATTTAGAGTTAATGCAGGTCCTGTTCAAGCTTATGTTATGGTTCCAGGCAACAAGACAAGATACTTGTCAGAGCTTGAAACCGGTGATGAGGTATTGATTGTTGATAAGGATGGAAAGACCAAAAAGTCTATTGTTGGCAGATCCAAGATAGAAAAAAGGCCACTTCTTTTGATTGAAGCGGAATATGAAGATATGAAAATAAGGTCATTGGTTCAAAATGCAGAAACAATAAGATTAGTCGATGAAAATAATGAACCGATTTCCGTTTCAGTTCTAGAACCTGGAATGAAAGTCAAAGGATTTATTGACGATAGCGCAAGACATTTTGGTATGGCTATTGATGAGCAAATCATCGAGCAATAA
- the comA gene encoding phosphosulfolactate synthase, with protein sequence MKSFEFLSKKREEKPRTCGLTMVLDKGLGLETASSLMDISGEYVDYLKFGWGTSIVHEQDIIRAKVEMYKSHHITPYTGGTLFELAYKKGMLNEFFDEAHELGFPAIEISDGSTTISHDDKLECIELACDDGFEVLSEVGKKDPVLDKEMSLDDRIKAMNDELNAGSSLIIVEAREGGKNIGIFDKSGKANEDEIDTILNNVDNEKILWEAPNKDQQVFFILKLGNEVNLGNISSDDITSLETLRRGLRGDTLGKI encoded by the coding sequence TTGAAATCATTTGAATTTTTATCCAAAAAAAGAGAAGAAAAACCAAGAACCTGTGGATTGACAATGGTCTTGGATAAAGGATTAGGACTTGAAACTGCAAGCAGCCTAATGGACATTTCCGGCGAATATGTGGATTACCTGAAATTTGGATGGGGAACCTCCATTGTACATGAACAGGATATAATCAGAGCAAAGGTAGAGATGTATAAGTCCCACCATATAACCCCATATACTGGAGGAACATTATTTGAGCTTGCATATAAGAAGGGCATGCTCAATGAATTTTTCGATGAGGCACATGAATTAGGTTTCCCAGCTATTGAGATATCAGACGGATCCACCACCATATCCCATGATGACAAATTGGAATGCATTGAGCTTGCTTGCGATGACGGGTTTGAAGTCTTGTCTGAAGTGGGAAAAAAGGACCCTGTTTTAGATAAGGAAATGTCACTCGATGATAGAATCAAAGCTATGAACGATGAACTGAATGCCGGTTCATCCCTGATAATTGTAGAAGCCCGTGAAGGGGGAAAGAACATTGGAATATTTGACAAATCAGGCAAGGCAAATGAAGATGAGATAGATACCATTTTAAATAATGTTGATAATGAAAAAATTCTCTGGGAAGCTCCAAACAAGGACCAACAGGTATTTTTCATATTAAAACTTGGAAATGAAGTTAATTTGGGAAATATATCAAGCGACGATATAACTTCTCTTGAAACTTTAAGAAGAGGATTGAGAGGAGACACATTAGGGAAAATTTAA
- a CDS encoding nitroreductase family protein, giving the protein MDLLDVMLKRRSVRKYTDEEIPNEKMNKILQAGLLAPTSRNLKPCNFLVIKNKETLKKISKSKAFGASFVKDANKAIAVIANSKVSDTWIEDSSIALAFMHLMAAEQDIGSCWIQIHLRKSKLGKSSEDIVRDILGIDDYFRIVGILALGIEDGHMKAYTLDDIDKEKVHYLL; this is encoded by the coding sequence ATGGATTTATTAGATGTAATGCTTAAAAGAAGAAGTGTCAGAAAATATACTGATGAAGAGATTCCAAATGAGAAAATGAACAAGATCCTGCAGGCAGGTCTCCTTGCTCCTACAAGCAGAAACCTAAAGCCATGCAATTTTTTAGTAATTAAAAACAAGGAAACATTAAAGAAAATAAGTAAATCAAAAGCATTTGGAGCTTCATTTGTAAAGGATGCGAATAAGGCAATAGCTGTCATTGCAAACAGCAAGGTTTCAGATACATGGATTGAAGATTCCTCAATAGCTTTGGCATTCATGCATTTGATGGCTGCAGAACAGGATATTGGAAGCTGCTGGATTCAAATCCATTTAAGAAAATCCAAATTGGGAAAATCATCTGAAGACATTGTACGTGACATTTTAGGAATTGATGATTACTTCAGAATAGTTGGAATATTGGCTTTAGGAATCGAAGATGGGCATATGAAAGCTTATACTCTCGATGATATTGATAAGGAAAAAGTCCACTATCTTCTTTAA
- the hemL gene encoding glutamate-1-semialdehyde 2,1-aminomutase, with protein MNSEELFKISKTITPGGVNSPVRAFEPYPFFVKEAKGSHIKDIDGNDYVDHCLAYGPILLGHSDDDVMNDVFAQMQKGTAYGAPTENEVKLAQEIIDRVPCAEMVRFVNSGTEATMAAIRLARGFTGRDKIVKFEGSYHGAHDYVLVKSGSGAACLPDSLGIPVETTQNTLSVPFNDVDAMTKLIDEEGENIACIIVEPVMGNIGCVEPTVKFLKFLREITEENDIVLIFDEVITGFRVSRGGAQEYYGVKPDLVTFAKILGGGFPIGAYAGKKEIMEMIAPNGKVYQAGTFSGNPVSVQAGLSTLAKLDYPFYGNLARKGDFLRDNMKDIVEDLNLDLQVVGLASMFQIYFNPEPVLNYEIAKKSDTKRFLVYFRELLKNGVFIPPSQFECNFISGAHTEDDLVKTSEAIEAALKVAWEK; from the coding sequence ATGAATAGCGAAGAATTATTTAAAATAAGTAAAACCATCACTCCTGGAGGAGTAAACTCTCCAGTACGTGCTTTTGAACCTTATCCATTCTTTGTAAAGGAAGCAAAAGGTTCTCATATAAAAGACATTGACGGCAACGATTATGTTGACCACTGTTTGGCTTATGGCCCTATCTTGCTTGGTCATAGTGATGATGATGTCATGAATGACGTTTTTGCACAGATGCAAAAGGGAACCGCTTATGGGGCCCCTACTGAAAATGAGGTTAAATTGGCTCAGGAAATAATTGACAGGGTTCCATGTGCTGAGATGGTTCGTTTTGTAAACTCTGGTACTGAAGCTACAATGGCTGCAATCAGACTTGCAAGAGGATTTACCGGTAGGGATAAGATTGTCAAGTTTGAAGGATCCTATCATGGGGCTCATGACTATGTGCTTGTAAAATCAGGTTCTGGTGCAGCATGTCTTCCAGATTCTTTAGGAATTCCAGTGGAAACAACCCAAAACACCCTTTCAGTACCATTCAATGACGTGGATGCAATGACCAAATTGATTGATGAGGAAGGCGAAAACATAGCTTGTATTATCGTAGAGCCTGTTATGGGAAATATCGGCTGTGTAGAGCCTACTGTAAAGTTCTTGAAATTCCTTAGGGAGATCACAGAGGAAAATGATATAGTATTGATCTTTGATGAAGTGATCACTGGTTTTAGAGTTTCCCGTGGTGGAGCTCAAGAGTATTATGGTGTCAAGCCTGATTTAGTCACTTTCGCTAAGATATTAGGTGGAGGATTCCCAATTGGTGCTTATGCCGGTAAAAAGGAAATCATGGAAATGATTGCACCTAACGGTAAGGTTTACCAAGCAGGAACCTTTAGCGGAAACCCTGTTTCAGTTCAAGCGGGTCTTTCAACATTGGCAAAGCTTGATTATCCATTCTATGGCAATTTGGCAAGAAAAGGAGATTTTTTAAGAGACAATATGAAAGACATTGTCGAAGACTTGAACTTGGACTTGCAGGTTGTAGGTCTTGCATCAATGTTCCAAATCTACTTCAATCCAGAGCCAGTGCTCAATTATGAAATAGCTAAAAAGTCTGATACCAAAAGGTTCTTGGTATATTTCAGAGAATTGTTAAAGAACGGTGTATTCATTCCGCCTAGCCAATTCGAATGTAATTTCATCTCTGGTGCACATACTGAAGATGACTTGGTAAAGACATCAGAAGCTATTGAAGCTGCATTGAAAGTGGCTTGGGAAAAATAG
- a CDS encoding UPF0280 family protein — MNFSEIDLKQTHIRLRTDLPNHNLNEYIIYIRNELENYLLKDQDFLLALEPIKRDGNLPLIVKTMVESSNIADVGPMACVAGTISEMSLDYLIANDSRYSIIENGGDIAMINDEEVLCGIYSNNEVLGNDIAFKIKSRKRPLGICTSSGKIGHSISFGTSDSVTVISKSASNADGLATRIANEINGESSEDKVSNGLECGEDYKEFFEGALIISDNHVGTIGKLPKIVETKEFDVKI; from the coding sequence ATGAATTTTTCTGAAATTGATTTAAAACAAACACACATTCGTTTAAGAACAGATTTGCCAAATCATAATCTGAATGAATATATCATTTACATCAGAAATGAATTGGAAAACTATCTCTTAAAGGATCAGGACTTCCTATTGGCACTTGAGCCTATAAAAAGAGATGGGAATTTGCCTTTGATAGTAAAAACAATGGTTGAATCCTCTAATATTGCTGATGTTGGACCTATGGCTTGTGTTGCAGGAACAATTTCTGAAATGTCTCTCGATTATTTGATTGCAAATGATTCAAGATATTCAATCATTGAAAATGGGGGAGACATTGCAATGATAAATGATGAAGAGGTCTTATGCGGCATCTATTCAAACAATGAAGTTTTAGGAAATGACATTGCATTTAAGATCAAGTCTCGAAAAAGGCCATTGGGAATCTGCACTTCCTCAGGAAAGATAGGACATTCCATAAGCTTTGGAACATCTGACAGCGTTACTGTGATTTCCAAATCAGCGTCAAATGCAGATGGGCTTGCAACTAGAATAGCTAATGAAATCAATGGAGAAAGCAGTGAAGACAAGGTATCAAACGGTTTGGAATGTGGCGAAGATTACAAAGAGTTTTTTGAAGGGGCTTTAATCATTTCAGACAATCATGTCGGAACAATCGGCAAACTGCCGAAGATAGTTGAAACAAAAGAGTTTGATGTGAAAATCTAA
- a CDS encoding 2-amino-3,7-dideoxy-D-threo-hept-6-ulosonate synthase — MTEIGKKIRLERIFNRKTGRTVIAPMDHGVSSGPIKGIINMDETVESISQGGANAILMHKGIVGLGHRGYGKDIGLIVHLSASTSLSPDPNNKVTVTSVEKAIQLGADAVSVHVNIGSDTEPEMLMELGEISETCSYWGIPLLAMMYPRGQKVENEHDVEMVKHAARVGSELGVDIVKTNYTGDPDSFKEVVDGALVPVVIAGGPKVETDRELLEMVKDSLEVGGAGVAFGRNLFQAENPGKITRAISEVVHNDLDVEEALKFLD; from the coding sequence ATGACTGAAATAGGAAAAAAAATTCGTTTAGAAAGGATTTTCAATAGAAAAACCGGAAGAACCGTAATTGCTCCTATGGACCATGGTGTATCAAGCGGTCCAATCAAAGGAATAATTAACATGGATGAAACCGTTGAAAGCATCTCCCAAGGCGGAGCAAACGCAATATTAATGCACAAAGGTATTGTAGGACTCGGACACAGAGGATACGGTAAGGATATCGGTCTTATTGTACACTTGTCTGCAAGTACCTCCTTAAGCCCAGACCCAAACAACAAGGTAACTGTTACCAGTGTTGAAAAGGCTATACAATTAGGTGCAGATGCAGTGTCCGTACATGTCAACATCGGTTCCGATACAGAACCTGAAATGCTCATGGAACTTGGTGAAATATCCGAAACCTGCAGTTACTGGGGAATTCCACTTTTAGCAATGATGTACCCAAGAGGTCAAAAGGTTGAAAACGAGCATGATGTGGAAATGGTAAAGCATGCAGCACGTGTAGGTTCAGAACTTGGTGTGGATATTGTAAAGACCAATTATACTGGTGATCCAGACTCATTCAAGGAAGTAGTGGATGGGGCATTAGTGCCTGTTGTCATTGCAGGAGGACCTAAAGTTGAAACCGATAGGGAACTTTTAGAGATGGTAAAGGATTCCCTTGAAGTTGGAGGAGCAGGTGTAGCATTTGGAAGAAACCTTTTCCAAGCTGAAAACCCTGGAAAAATCACAAGAGCTATTTCAGAAGTAGTTCACAATGATTTGGATGTTGAAGAAGCATTGAAATTCCTCGATTAA